In a genomic window of Scyliorhinus torazame isolate Kashiwa2021f chromosome 5, sScyTor2.1, whole genome shotgun sequence:
- the LOC140421049 gene encoding tetraspanin-7-like isoform X2, translating into MFLFAGSVLLAVGVWGKVSLKEYLSLVAEKGTNAPYVLIGTGAAIIIFGFFGCFATCRGSTWMLKLYAMILSLLFLAQLVAGISGFVFRHEINALFKDTFREAVKQYNATGSPVDYIQRNLHCCGVQNYTDWDETTYFKMNGIPVSCCKNNTDCKPGDLKNMTTAKDKVFKKGCILLIINFMETNIGIIAGIAFGIAFFQLIGILLACCLSRYITNNQYEMV; encoded by the exons ATGTTCTTG TTTGCAGGTAGTGTACTTTTGGCAGTGGGTGTTTGGGGCAAGGTGAGTCTGAAAGAATACCTGTCTCTCGTGGCTGAAAAAGGTACAAATGCTCCCTATGTGCTCATTGGAACTGGTGCTGCTATCATCATATTTGGCTTCTTTGGATGCTTTGCAACATGCCGAGGAAGCACATGGATGTTAAAACTA TATGCCATGATCCTGTCCCTACTCTTCTTGGCACAACTTGTAGCTGGAATTTCTGGATTTGTCTTTCGACATGAG ATTAATGCCCTTTTCAAGGACACTTTCCGAGAAGCTGTAAAGCAATACAATGCAACAGGGTCCCCTGTGGATTACATTCAGCGAAAC TTGCATTGCTGTGGTGTTCAAAACTACACCGATTGGGACGAAACTACCTACTTCAAAATGAATGGAATCCCAGTTAGCTGCTGTAAAAATAATACTGACTGTAAACCTGGAGACCTGAAAAACATGACTACTGCCAAAGACAAAGTATTTAAAAAG GGTTGCATTTTGTTGATCATTAACTTCATGGAGACGAATATTGGAATCATTGCTGGAATTGCTTTTGGAATTGCCTTTTTCCAG TTGATTGGGATCTTGCTGGCCTGTTGTCTGTCTAGGTATATCACAAACAACCAATATGAAATGGTTTAA